In the Choloepus didactylus isolate mChoDid1 chromosome 5, mChoDid1.pri, whole genome shotgun sequence genome, one interval contains:
- the LOC119534418 gene encoding zinc finger protein 596-like: protein MHPLESMTFKDIAVDFTQEEWALMDTFQRKLFKDVMLETINHLVSMGYWFCVSDVISQLEQGEELWNGLLGFPEGQSSVRECDLRKQELISMQCIWRNDTSTILSMQRSHTQEDPIECNNSEEEFIHNSVSTQCVSTQFGKKSCDSKQFQDILCDQPSFNQCEQIHTRSKSHDCHICGETFRKSSDLRQHEKTHTAGKKYGCRICGKAFNKSSTLRQHERIHTGEKPYDCHLCGKAFNKSFNLRQHERIHTGEKPYECHLCRKAFSQISTLRRHEKIHAGEKPYECHLCGKASRKSFTFRRHESTHIGGNQYGCQICGKAFNQSSKFRQHERIHRGENLFECHLCGKTFSHSSTLKHHEKTHTGEKPYKCYICGKAFNKSFNLRQHERIHTGEKPYECDLCGKAFNKIFNLRQHERIHTGEKPYECDLCGKAFSQISTLIRHEKIHTGEKPYECHLCGEASRKFLPLEDMRELTLEENNMGVKYVGKPSVNLLNLDMREFTEERIHLNTIYVEKPSVAVLPLNIMRKLTLERNHTNVIYVGKPSIKVST, encoded by the coding sequence ATGCATCCACTGGAATCAATGACCTTCAAAGACATAGCTGTAGatttcacccaggaagagtgggccCTGATGGACACAttccagagaaagctgttcaaagatgtgatgctggagactATCAATCATTTGGTGTCCATGGGGTATTGGTTCTGTGTATCAGATGTGATTTCCCAGTTAGAGCAAGGAGAGGAACTGTGGAATGGACTATTAGGATTTCCTGAAGGCCAGAGTTCAGTCAGGGAATGTGACCTTAGAAAACAAGAATTAATATCCATGCAATGTATCTGGAGGAATGACACATCCACCATCTTATCAATGCAGAGATCTCACACTCAAGAGGATCCCATTGAATGTAATAATTCAGAAGAAGAATTCATTCACAACTCCGTATCAACTCAATGTGTGTcaactcaatttggaaagaaatcCTGTGACAGCAAACAATTTCAAGACATTCTCTGTGATCAGCCATCCTTTAATCAATGTGAACAAATTCACACTAGGAGTAAATCACATGACTGTCATATATGTGGGGAAACCTTCAGAAAAAGTTCTGAtcttaggcaacatgagaaaaCACACACTGCAGGAAAGAAGTATGGATGCCGaatatgtgggaaagccttcaataaATCTTCCACcctcagacaacatgagagaattcacactggagagaagccataTGACTGTCATCTGTGTGGAAAAGCCTTTAATAAAAGTTTCAACTtaagacaacatgagagaatacacactggagagaaaccatatgaatgccatctatgtaggaaagctttcagtcaaaTATCTACCCTTAGGCGACACGAGAAAATCCAcgctggagagaaaccatatgaatgtcatTTATGTGGGAAAGCATCCAGAAAAAGTTTTACCTTTAGAAGACATGAGAGTACTCACATTGGAGGAAATCAATATGGGTGTCaaatatgtgggaaagccttcaatcaGTCTTCCAAATTTAGACAACATGAGCGAATTCACAGAGGAGAGAATCTATTTGAATGCCATTTATGTGGAAAAACCTTCAGTCACAGTTCTACCCTTAAACatcatgagaaaactcacactggagagaaaccatacaaatgttatatatgtggaaaagccttcaataAAAGTTTCAACTtaagacaacatgagagaattcatactggagagaaaccatatgaatgtgatctatgtggaaaagccttcaataaaatttttaacttaagacaacatgagagaattcacactggagagaaaccatatgaatgtgatctatgtgggaaagccttcagtcaaatATCTACCCTTATTCGACATGAgaaaattcacactggagagaaaccatatgaatgtcatTTATGTGGGGAAGCATCCAGAAAATTTTTGCCTTTAgaagacatgagagaactcacattgGAGGAAAACAATATGGGTGTCaaatatgtgggaaagccttcagtcaatcTTCTGAATTTagacatgagagaattcacagaGGAGAGAATCCATTTGAATACCAtttatgtggaaaagccttcagttgCAGTTCTACCCTTAAACATCATGAGAAAAttgacactggagagaaaccatacaaatgttatatatgtgggaaaaccttcaatAAAAGTTTCAACTTAA